The genomic interval ACTCGCTCAGTTGGCGACCCAGACGGAGAAGGACAAGGCCGAACGCCTCGCCGTGATAGAGAAGCAAAAGGCTGAATGGCTCACCCTGATGGAGACCAAGATGGAGGCTCAAAAGGCCGCAGAAAGCTTGTGGCTTGACAAGATGGATGCCGTGTACCGCGACCTGTTTGAGAAGGAAAATGCCGCATGCCTCGCCCAGATGGCGAACCAGTTGGATAAGGAAAAGGCCGCAGGCCTCGCCCAGTTGGCGACCCAGACCGAGAAGGAAAATGCCGCAAAACTCGCTCAGTTGGCGACCCAGACGGAGAAGGACAAGGCCGAACGCCTCGCCGTGATAGAGAAGCAAAAGGCCGAATGGCTCACCCTGATGGAGACCAAGATGGAGGCTCAAAAGGCCGCAGAAAGCTTGTGGCTTGACAAGATGGATGCCGTGTACCGCGACCTGTTTGAGAAGGAAAATGCCGCATGCCTCGCCCAGATGGCGAACCAGTTGGAAAAGGCCGCAGGCCTCGCCCAGTTGGCGACCCAGACCGAGAAGGAAAATGCCGCAAAACTCGCTCAGTTGGCGACCCAGACGGAGAAGGACAAGGCCTAACGCCTCGCCGTGAGAGAGAAGCAAAAGGCTGAATGGCTCACCCTGATGGAGACCAAGATGGAGGCTCAAAAGGCCGCAGAAAGCTTGTGGCTTGACAAGATGGATGCCGTGTACCGCGACCTGTTTGAGAAGGAAAATGCCGCATGCCTCGCCCAGATGGCGAACCAGTTGGAGAAGGAAAAGGCCGCACGCCTCGCCCAGTTGGCGACCCAGACGGAGAAGGAAAATGCCGCAAAACTCGCTCAGTTGGCGACCCAGACTGAGAAGGAAAATGCCGCAAAACTCGCCCAGTTGGCGACCCAGACCGAGAAGGAAAATGCCGCAAAACTCGCTCAGTTGGCGACCCAGACGGAGAAGGACAAGGCCGAACGCCTCGCCGTGATAGAGAAGCAAAAGGCCGGATGGCTCACCCTGATGGAGACCAAGATGGAGGCGCAAAAGGTTGCAAAACTGGCCCAAATAGAGAAGGTAGATGCCGCACACCTCGACCTGATGGAGAAGCGAGAGGCCGCACACCTCGCCCTGATGGGAGATTGAGGAATCAAAGTACAAGGATCTCAAAAACAAATGTAAGGAAGGTAGATTCTACCATCTAAcattataatattgtttttaagttTAAGCCTTCTCTTGCAGTGGATTTCTTGTGGAAAAAGCTATTTGAGCACGAGCTCAAGAAAAAAGGTATGAAATCAACATCAGCTCCTTGAGTAGCCTGATAATGGACTGTTTCATTTGTAAATTATATTTCTGTATCTTACCTTCACTGAAACTTGTATTTCTGTATCTAACCAAACACAACTTTGAAAGTGCCGACAGCCGCCCGTGAGTAATTATTTTCATACTCTTCAAAACAGTGTTTTGTGACAACTTTTGTTCTCCACAGCTCAAGTTCCCACAGAACGTAAAACAGATGATCCTGGTGAAAGCACAAGCCAGGACCCGGGCGATGAGATGCCGGCGGCTAAAAAGCCCAAAAAATAGACGTCCAAATCAGGTAGCAGCAGGATTAACACACACAACTCTGACACATACACATATTTGTGTACATCTCACTCATTCTGATTGTCATCTTTTTTCCAGGGCCGGTACAATGGGTTCAGTTCTGCGGAGAGGTGTGGTACCATGTGGCatcatttttaagttatcgtgccgtgaatttaccagttcggcccacttgggagtagatttttctccatgtggccccccatttaaaatgagtttgacaccctttgaCACGACTTTCTTGGCCACGTCAGGCGGACAGCAGCAGCAGGTGTACGGCTGCTACTGCAAGTAGCTCTCCTGTGCTTtattaataaattgagtaattgaACAAGAGGTAAAATTGTTTGTATCCTTTGTGATATGCTAGCATGTTTAGAGTTAAAAGATTTCAaacaattttatttaattgtattttcaaTATGATATGCGTATTTataaggggggcgtggcctgggcGTGCCAAGCTAGGCACACGTCTGCGGCTGATTTGAAGTTGATTGCGATGTAACAAAGAAATTTGCTCGGCTTTGTGCGTGCGCACACTTTTATACATCTGAATTCTTGCTGCCGTACAAAGTTTTTCTGGATTTTCACATACACCTGTTTCACGCAACTCTAGTTACATGAGGCCCCCGGTGTGGGACGTTGGAGCGATACATTTGATGATTT from Entelurus aequoreus isolate RoL-2023_Sb linkage group LG14, RoL_Eaeq_v1.1, whole genome shotgun sequence carries:
- the LOC133665003 gene encoding uncharacterized protein LOC133665003 is translated as MKEEKASRLTQIGTEMETQKAAESLWLDKMDAVYRDLFEKENAACLAQMANQLQKEKAAGLAQLATQTEKENAAKLAQLATQTEKDKAERLAVIEKQKAEWLTLMETKMEAQKAAESLWLDKMDAVYRDLFEKENAACLAQMANQLDKEKAAGLAQLATQTEKENAAKLAQLATQTEKDKAERLAVIEKQKAEWLTLMETKMEAQKAAESLWLDKMDAVYRDLFEKENAACLAQMANQLEKAAGLAQLATQTEKENAAKLAQLATQTEKDKA